ggaccgcagtttgatcccccgacatcccatgtggtcctcccaggccaggagcaatttctgagtgcatagccaggagtaacccctgagcatcaaatgggtgtgccccccccaaaaaaaaacaaaacaacaacaacaaaaatgcaattagtaatattaaaaattaaatcgacacaagtcaatttgaaatgattgttatctttccatggtgttactaaggTCAATGTATTCGAGTTTCTGAACCATAGTTGGTACTATTTGAGCCCTCTGTGTTACTATTTAGTCAGCCAGTATTCTTTTTTAGTTATCCAGATATTTATTGTACCTTGATACCACGCATCTAAAAGAAGCATTCAAGCATCTGTCAGAGGCTGTTtgttatgggatgttggggtgtgtctgtatatgtatgtatgtctgGTAGAAAAAGTATATACCAAATAgagtaaatcaaataaaatttgcaGAGAGATTGAATTATTAAGGAAAGACAGAGCAATTATAAGTACTTCATTTGTTGGGAATAGGAGGAATCAGATAGAGCTGCGTTTAAATCCCATGTTCCTAGAAATTATCTTAAGTTTTCTAAACATTCCCTTCCTTATGTGGAAAATGTAAATAGAAACCTGAGTATTGCTTTGAAGATTTTGGAAGTTAATTCATGTAATATAACAACTAtacaaaaagcaataataaatctTATTCATTAttgtagcctttttttttttttttttttttttagtttttgggttacacccagcagtgctcaggggttacttctggctctaggctcagaaatcgctcctggcaggctcaggggatgggatgccaggattcaaaccaatgaccttctgcataaaaggcaaacgccttacctccatgctatctctctggacccaatttGTTGACTTCTTTTAATCTtactataaatctttatttaagcaccatgattataagcatgtttgtagttgggtttcatcataaacagaatacccccttcaccagtgcaacattcctaccaccaatgcatccctccttccctcccccgcctgtatttgaaacagtcattctactctcattctttaacattgtcatgctagaattgttaatgtagttatttccctaacagccttcaccactctttgtggtgagcttcaaattgtgagctggtccttccggcccttccagcccttaattctattgtctctaggccttattatagtaatgtctttaatttttcttaaaatccatagatgtgtgagactattctgtgtctatctgccTCCCTCAAAGTTAttgcactcagtataatagattccatgccatccacgtataggaaattttcatgatttcatctctcctgatggctgcataatattccattgtgtatatgtaccacagtttctttagccatcttggttgtttccagagtctggctattgtaaatagtgctgcaataaatataggtgtgaggaagagatttttgtatttctagtttatatatgtccctaggagtggaatagctgaatcatatgggacctcaattttcatttttctgatttgcatctccttgatgattagtgatgtggaacatttttcatgtgtcttttggccatttatatttcttctttgaggaagtgtctgttcatttcttctccccaatttttgatggggctacATGACTTTTTCTTATTAAGAGTCAGCCAGTATACTTTGCcgaagaggtggcactagaggtaaggtgtctgccttgcaagcactagccaaggaaggaccgtggtttaatccttggcatcccatatggtccccccaagccaggggcgatttctgagcgcttagccaggagtaacccctgagcatcaaatgggtgtggcccaaaaaacaaaacaaaaagtcagccAGTATTTTAGATCCCTCCACCACTATTTCATAGTTCCTTCTCCCTCTCACCACAAGTTCCCAGTTCTATTAATCATATCACAGATTAGTTTCTATCTTTATAgaggaattaaaaaatatcatctgattgtttaatttttctataagaaTAAAACAATCTAGATCACCTAGGTGTCTTACTGTTATCAATAGAATGTGAGCAAGAGATATAGATTACTTCTGAGCAAAACCCTTGAGTCACCCTACATTTGGGCCATTAGACTGTTACTATTGTTATAAAGTGGCAAGTTCCACATAGGAATTCCTCTTTTGGATTATGTAGTGGCCAGAAATGCACAACCCATCTACAGTTGACATAAAATATAAACCTCAAATGAATGTTGCTATTGTAAGTCAAAGTTGTTTGGCCCTGCACCATAATGGAGATAGCTGATAAAAAGGAGCCATGCTGGCTTTATGACTTGCCTTTGTTCTACTGGCCAAGAACTATGACAGTTCAATTGATAATGAACTGTTTATGCATGTGTTGCTCCTTTATTTAGCATTGGACTCAGTACAAAACTTTGGTCTGACCCAATTCACAAAGTCGCCCTACTCCGACACACCACTTTGAGAAAAGCCCCCTTAATATCCTTGTTCCTCAGACTATAGACCACAGGATTGAGAAAGGCAGTGAAGACATTGTAGAAGAGTGAGACCTGCTTGTCTCGTTCTGGGGAATAGCTAGAGTTGGGCCTCATGTAGATGTAGATGGCTGGTACATAGAAGAATGTGACAACAGTCAGGTGGGAAGCACAGGTAGAAAAAGCCTTGCAGCGACCCCGTGTGGATTTGATCTTGAGAATGGACAGAGCAATACGAACATAGGAGGCCACAATAAGGGACAGAGGAGTAACAACCATGAAGACACTGATGACCAGGTCCACCAATTCAATGAGATGGGTATCCATGCAAGCCAAGCTCCTTACTGAGGGACCTTCACAGAAGTAGTGGTTGACTGTATTGGGTCCGCAGTAGGGCAGATTCATTGTGAAGATGGTGTGGATCAAAGAGAAGAAGAAACCAAAGGCCCAAGTCCCAGCTGTCATCTGTGTACACAAGCGCCAGTTGAGGATGACAGTATAACGCAATGGGTAGCAAATGGCCACATATCGATCATATGCCATGACCACAAAGAACATACACTCAGTCAGACCCAGGGCACTAAACATATACATTTGCATCCAACAGCCACCAAAAGAGATGGCCTGAGAGTGAGCCAGAAGATGCACCAACATCTGGGGTATTGTGATGGTGATATATCCCAAATCCAAGAAGGAAAGAATGCAAAGGAAGAAGTACATAGGAGTGTGCAGATGCATGTCCATGCAGACTAGGGTGATAATGAGCCCATTACCCAAGACTGAGCTGAGATAGAGGATAAGGAAGGCAATGAATAGGATCTGGTTGGTCATGGGATCTCTAGAGAAGCCAAGCAGGATGAATTCAGACACCCAGCTGTTGTTCTGCCCTGAAGGTGTCCACATGATGAGGCCTATAATGAAATTACACTGTTAAATGTTATCTAGACTGCAGTAGCCTAGCCAGCATTTGTTGGaaaatagcacaatgggaagggcTATTGCCTTGCTcttggatgacccaggttctgtccctgaTACCACATGTGATACTACAAGtatgcctggagtgatccctaagcatagccaagtgtggttaaaaaaataataataacaaagaaaatatcgACACTAACAGCCTAAGATTTGCATTATCATACCAGGACTCACTTGCTGTCAAACTTTAAACTTCTTAATCTCTCTGAGTCTCTTTTCCGCGTCTATGAATGTAGCCAATAATACTCACTTGAAGGATCTTGAGTTTTCACACTGAAGGAGCAAACTACACTGTTGTGAAGCTTAATAGGGTACAGTTTGAGAAATGAATCATTGGCAACTGAGTTGTCTTTCTAATATAACATTAATAGTGGGCTTTGGGTATTTAGAAGTTCATGCTTAGACAAACAAAGCAAGAACAGGTTAAATCATGCTATTAAGAGACAGGTTACTTTCTGGTCTCTTTCCTGCCTGCAGGTCACCTCTACAGACTAGCCCTGGCATCTCTGCAATCACATTCCCTATATGGGACACTTCTGTATGAGCTCTAGCCTGGCCCACCAAAGCAGCCGATGTATTTTTCACTAGTCACATGATAGTTGAAAAGTctgaagttgaaaaaaaaagaaaagaaaatttaaatttgtagTTTTGCAAGTGGGGATGGGGAACAAGATGAATGAGAAAGACATGAGTAAAACCTTAGTCTCTTTGATGTAAACTCTGCTTCACAAAGTAGTACatatctgttttcttttcccaCCTGTTCTTCTGACTCTCTTAGtatactcttttttgggggtagggggcacacccagcagtgctttggggttactcctggctctgtgctcagaagtcactcttggcagactccagggaccatatgggatgccaggaattaaacccaggttcatccctggttggcagcatgaaaggcaaatgccctaccgctgtgctattactctggcctcttgAATTCTCTTTAAACACTTTTACTACTTCCTCACTTTTACTAAATTAAAACTTTCCATATTAATTTATTGTTGAAACTTTGTTGAAATGTTTCCTAACAAAAAATCAATTGATAGAGATGCTAATTATTTGGAGAATTGAGTCTGATAAGATAATGATGTTTATGTAGCATTAAGCTAGTTTTAATAGCTCCTAACTGTTCAATACAATTCAATAAAGAATAGCCGCTATAAATGAAGAAACTTCTCATCTTAACTGAATTACTACAATCAATATCAGCGAGATTGACATCGTGTATCTCCATATATAAATTTCAAacaatattatctatatattctctCAGCCAAAAAGACAAAATCGGTATctaaataacaacaaagaaatataaattctttcattgtatataaaataacGAGCTCTTAGGGTTGACATGATAATACTGTAGGTAGGGCTGTGCTGAATACAACTGACCCAGCTTATATCTCTAgtacccatatagttcccaagctCCACCTGAGTGatcctgatcatagagccagaagtaaactgggtaagacccaaaattaaaaaataataataataaaataaataaataaataaataaaaaacagggctgaagcaatagatagcagagcaagtagagcatttgcctcgcaagcaattgacatggctttgatccccaggattccatttggttcctggagccagccaggagtgattggtgagtgccaccaggtatcaccccaaaataaaaacaagcaaaaaactctaaaataaaataactgattcTAATCTTAAAATATCTGATAAGATCAGCAATGACAATAAAAGAACATTGGAGAGACTTATAAAGTATAACTAACAAAGATAATTCTGGAAGAAAGAAGTGCTATAGATAGCATAACTGTGAAAATTTATATcattagaaaattaattatattaaagtaTCACTTTAATTTCCTTGATTTAACCACTTACAGAAAGTGTTTGTATAGGTATTTTTTGCATTAGacaatatattatgatcaatatTTGTCATATATATTTTCCCCGTTCCCCCAATATTTGTCATATATTAAGAGAAAGATCATATccttattttcttgtttatttttattttatatttttggtttttaggtcatacccgagattcaaaccaccatttttctgcatgcgaggcaaacaacctatctccatgccatctctccggcccctccttattttcttatatcttagAAACTATTAAAACATTAAGggtgggccccgagagatagcacagcggcgtttgccttgcaagcagccaatcctggaccaaaggtggttggttcggataccagtgtcccatatgatcccccatgcctgccagaagctatttctgagcagacagccaggagtaacccctgagcacaaaaaaaaaaaaaaaaacattaagggtTAAAGACTAAAATTTCAAAATCCTTTCAAGTGTATCTTTAACTACAATAATTGAAAAATCAAGTGTCTAATAAATATAGTAGGAAAACATTACTAGAAAAATTAGGAAGACCTAATACGGCAGAGAAATATGACATATTTAAAGCTTTGTCAATGTAACATTATATCTACCAATGTTGATCTTGAATTTAGTGTAGTAATAGCATGCAGCTCActcatttgatccctagcactgcatacgGTCCCTCAAATAtggccaggaatgatacctgagcataaagtcaagaGCAATCCCtgcacactactgggtgtggctacCCCAACCCTCAAAAAAATATTCAGTGCAGTTTAAAATGCACTAAAATGCATGAAACTGTATTATGCACTTCTCGTTTATAGCACTAACACGTCTGAATTTTGAACAAATATTCCTGTATTAATAAGTGAAGGAAAGGATTTAGGAATTAGCAAGACTGAGAGTTGAGATGGTGAGGAAAGGAGTTTGGGAAATGAAAAAAGGACAGAGAATTTAGGTTGCTGGCACAGGGATAAGGAAATCTGATTGATAACTCTGTCTTtggcacccagtggtgctgagatcCACCCTCAGCCCCAACCCACCAGCCACCTCACCGATTTGCAGATCAAGGCGGCCACACTCTAATGCAAAAATATAGAAGCACAAAAACTCCTGAGTCCAGCAAGACAGGATTCCAAAACTAAAATCTCTAGAAAAGTCTGAGAATTTTGAGAGATCTGAGGTGGAAGTAGCTTCTTTATCTCCATCATGCAAGTCTCTCTGCACTTTAGCAGGGCTGGCCTGGTCCTAAATCAAGGTCCTGCCTGTGCGAGTGCTACAGAGTAGATGACAGAGACCTGGCCACCCACAACTCTTATAATTGGCCAACTTGCTCAGCTTTATGGTCCTGCCAAATTGCAGGCATTCTGGGATGCTGTCAGGGACGTCCTCTGTCTCCTGCCACCACTCCCCAACCCCGATGGAGACTCTGAAATGAATTCCCTGAATGATGTCAGCAGGGAGCCCACAGGAAGAGGCCCTGGgggacagaaaagaaataaacacactgCTCCAGGGAAGAAACCAGGACCTTTTCCTACCACACAGAACCGTTTCtgtctggcactgcatatgatcccccaaatgctgccaggaatgatacctgagcataaagtcaggagcaAACCCGGGTCATCCTATACATGTTTTATTAACTGAAGGCTCTTTGTGATTCCTCTCTTACAGTCCAAGTCCCTAGGCCCTGATA
This window of the Suncus etruscus isolate mSunEtr1 chromosome 6, mSunEtr1.pri.cur, whole genome shotgun sequence genome carries:
- the LOC126011702 gene encoding olfactory receptor 2A12-like, producing the protein MPGLVWQNNSWVSEFILLGFSRDPMTNQILFIAFLILYLSSVLGNGLIITLVCMDMHLHTPMYFFLCILSFLDLGYITITIPQMLVHLLAHSQAISFGGCWMQMYMFSALGLTECMFFVVMAYDRYVAICYPLRYTVILNWRLCTQMTAGTWAFGFFFSLIHTIFTMNLPYCGPNTVNHYFCEGPSVRSLACMDTHLIELVDLVISVFMVVTPLSLIVASYVRIALSILKIKSTRGRCKAFSTCASHLTVVTFFYVPAIYIYMRPNSSYSPERDKQVSLFYNVFTAFLNPVVYSLRNKDIKGAFLKVVCRSRATL